Proteins encoded in a region of the Planococcus citri chromosome 1, ihPlaCitr1.1, whole genome shotgun sequence genome:
- the LOC135849848 gene encoding pre-mRNA-splicing factor RBM22 → MATSKSTNTYNRKQWEDAEFPILCETCLGDNPYIRMTKEPYGNECKICLRPFTVFRWCPGAKMRFKKTEICQTCSHLKNVCQTCILDLEYGLPIQIRDQALKLKDDLPRSDVNKEYFIQNMANQLQTSASNGEVGSIGGGKAEGTHDLLMKLARTTPYYKRNRPHICSFWVKGSCKRGEECPYRHEKPTDPDDALSDQNIRDRYYGIKDPVADKLMKRASAMPKLEPPEDKSITTLYIGNVPAFINERDLHNSFYQFGEIRNITCIPHQQCAFVEFVRRVDAEVAAEKTFNMLILGGQRLNIKWGHSQGRKQTDHHSVQPMMHQEPSTVTTSKNLPPSLPPLPQNLVNFTFPYPPYHQ, encoded by the exons ATGGCTACTTCTAAAAGTACCAATACTTATAATCGCAAACAGTGGGAAGATGCT GAGTTCCCAATTTTGTGTGAAACGTGTCTCGGTGATAATCCGTATATTCGAATG ACAAAAGAACCGTACGGTAACGAATGCAAAATATGCCTGAGACCTTTCACAGTATTCAGATGGTGTCCCGGAGCTAAAATGCGTTTCAAGAAGACCGAAATATGTCAAACGTGTTCGCATTTAAAGAACGTTTGTCAAACGTGTATCTTAGATTTAGAGTACGGTTTGCCTATTCAGATCAGGGACCAGGCTTTGAAACTGAAAGATGATTTACCTCGTTCCGACGTCAACAAGGAgtactttattcaaaatatg GCGAATCAACTACAGACTAGTGCTTCGAACGGTGAAGTGGGCAGTATCGGTGGTGGTAAAGCTGAAGGTACTCACGACTTGTTGATGAAATTGGCTCGAACTACGCCGTATTATAAACGAAATCGTCCCCATATATGCTCGTTCTGGGTGAAAGGAAGTTGTAAACGAGGCGAAGAATGCCCATATCGACATGAAAAACCAACCGATCCCGATGACGCTCTTTCTGATCAAAATATCAGAGACAG gTATTACGGTATAAAGGATCCGGTAGCTGATAAATTGATGAAACGTGCTTCAGCAATGCCGAAATTAGAACCGCCGGAAGATAAGAGTATTACCACTTTGTATATTGGTAACGTTCCGGCATTCATCAATGAACGCGATTTACA TAATAGTTTCTATCAGTTCGGCGAGATCAGGAATATAACTTGTATACCGCATCAACAATGCGCCTTTGTCGAATTCGTTCGTAGAGTCGACGCCGAAGTAGCTGCTGAGAAGACATTCAACATGCTGATCCTGGGCGGACAGAGATTGAATATTAAATGGGGTCATTCTCAAGGACGTAAACAAACCGATCACCATAGTGTACAGCCGATGATGCATCAGGAACCCAGCACAGTAACCACTTCTAAAAATCTACCGCCTAGTTTACCCCCTCTGCCGCAGAATTTGGTCAATTTCACGTTCCCTTATCCGCCTTATCAtcagtaa
- the LOC135849850 gene encoding uncharacterized protein LOC135849850, protein MNRERNNARGGGAMRQKVWKNQRITPLMANSSKPTANEVPAATNNGNYHRRIPWRRNPAPSRPSRTQPYQIPGKSTQLNEQCFDLGTNNDYKYPSDHADTNNTNRNAQNQPEQCYDIDTKDRIPTEYSKTNGTGENAQNSRELNYDVDNKDRIPTEYAQMNGAYENNHNSRDDAKNRIPTEYAQTNRTYQNYQNPRPQRVNFDARNRFRTKYNEVNGTYGNTRNSREQYSDFVAKSHPSAKYAQRNETLKRLQRWGGRQQARDNVKSAPYHVPAPIQNRAQERGYYTTEPPSERTQQNRAEERGYYTAEPPSERIQQNRAEERGYYTAEPPSERIQQNRAEERGYYTTEHPPERTQQPRMQEYPKAPFRKIWTTKIQPKNTSKVAPAQSADTELKSVSNFIQPSPWFSAAEKVKSSYQNKQPEIRPLLGLAYEDIFETPHNKPDTSRNTVRRGWNASDYANKTLDDDIVPLDDPFAENTVRREWNMPAYAKKDLHDEAVHLDDSYSKTAAGHRWNASDYAPKDLPDDIVHLDNSYSKNSVDSTSKWVVPPELNMSIQSGVFFAKVCEAVLEKVLQQLCPDSRKATQKPGAESLNARLYSNRGGVMKRSMVTNGSSLLRNKVPQRRPAYAQSNIKNRFNEGYKKYAPKPSFRKPQLPPGVSSGRVEKRKKILTRNGKSLIYV, encoded by the exons ATGAACCGGGAGCGTAATAATGCTAGAGGAGGTGGTGCGATGAGACAAAAGGTCTGGAAGAATCAAAGAATAACGCCATTGATGGCAAACTCGTCAAAGCCAACTGCGAATGAAGTTCCGGCAGCGACCAATAATGGAAATTATCATCGTAGAATTCCG TGGCGAAGAAATCCTGCTCCTTCGCGTCCTTCTCGAACGCAACCGTACCAGATTCCGGGCAAATCGACGCAGTTGAACGAACAGTGTTTCGATTTAGGTACCAATAATGATTATAAGTATCCGTCAGATCATGCTGATACGAACAACACCAACAGGAATGCTCAGAATCAACCGGAACAGTGTTACGATATCGATACTAAAGATCGAATTCCGACCGAGTATTCTAAAACGAACGGTACTGGCGAGAATGCTCAAAATTCACGCGAACTCAATTACGATGTCGATAACAAAGATCGAATTCCGACCGAATATGCTCAAATGAACGGAGCTTATGAAAATAATCACAATTCGCGCGACgatgctaaaaatcgaattccgACCGAGTACGCTCAAACGAACCGAACATACCAGAATTATCAAAATCCGCGCCCTCAGCGTGTAAATTTCGATGCTAGAAATCGATTTCGAACGAAGTACAATGAAGTAAATGGAACCTACGGAAATACTCGGAACTCGCGCGAGCAATATTCCGATTTCGTTGCCAAAAGTCATCCTTCGGCGAAGTACGCTCAAAGAAATGAGACCCTTAAGCGTTTGCAGCGTTGGGGGGGCAGACAACAAGCTCGAGATAATGTCAAAAGCGCACCTTACCACGTGCCGGCTCCAATACAGAATCGTGCCCAAGAACGAGGATATTATACTACTGAACCTCCGTCAGAACGTACCCAACAGAATCGTGCCGAAGAACGGGGATATTATACTGCAGAACCTCCGTCAGAACGTATCCAACAGAATCGTGCCGAAGAACGAGGATATTATACTGCAGAACCTCCGTCAGAACGTATCCAACAGAATCGTGCCGAAGAACGAGGATATTATACTACAGAACATCCGCCAGAACGTACCCAACAACCTC GAATGCAGGAATATCCGAAAGCACCTTTTCGTAAGATTTGGACAACCAAAATCCAACCGAAAAATACGTCTAAG GTTGCTCCTGCACAGTCTGCTGATACCGAACTGAAAAGTGTCTCTAATTTTATTCAGCCTTCGCCTTGGTTTTCCGCAGCTGAGAAGGTCAAATCGAGTTACCAGAATAAGCAGCCAGAAATTCGACCGTTACTTGGTTTAGCGTACGAAGATATATTCGAAACCCCTCACAACAAGCCAGATACGTCTCGG AATACTGTTCGGCGTGGATGGAATGCGTCAGATTATGCCAACAAGACCTTGGACGATGATATCGTTCCTTTGGATGACCCCTTCGCTGAA AATACTGTTCGACGTGAATGGAATATGCCAGCTTATGCTAAGAAGGATTTGCACGATGAAGCTGTCCATTTGGATGATTCGTATTCCAAA ACTGCTGCTGGACATAGATGGAATGCGTCAGATTACGCCCCTAAAGATTTACCCGACGATATCGTTCATTTGGATAACTCGTACTCGAAA aATTCAGTGGACAGTACGAGTAAATGGGTCGTCCCGCCTGAGCTCAACATGAGTATCCAAAGTGGcgtattttttgccaaagtatGCGAAGCTGTACTTGAAAAAGTACTCCAACAGCTCTGCCCTGATTCGCGCAAAGCTACTCAGAAACCCGGTGCTGAATCGCTCAATGCTCGACTATACTCTAACCGTGGCGGTGTTATGAAAAGAAGTATGGTTACTAATGGTTCTTCGTTACTTCGAAATAAAGTTCCTCAGAGGAG ACCTGCGTATGCGCAGTCAAACATTAAGAATCGTTTCAACGAAGGATACAAGAAATACGCTCCGAAACCATCGTTTCGCAAGCCACAACTGCCACCAGGTGTCAGTTCCGGACGAGTTGAAAAACGTAAGAAGATTTTGACGAGGAACGGAAAGAGTCTGATCTACGTGTAA